A segment of the Catenuloplanes nepalensis genome:
CGCTGCGCCGTGCCCCCGCCCTCCCGGAATGGCTCGTCATCCCGGCGCTCCCCGCGGTCCGCGTGCGCGCCGGCGGGGCGGCGCTGCCACCGGAGGCGGCCCGCCGGCTCTGCGAGCTGCTCGCGCTCTCCACCATCGCCCGCCCACACCCGTCGCTGGCGGACGCGCGCGAGGACTGCGAGCCACGCGACCTGGCCCGGTTCGCCTGGGCGCTGTTCACCCAGTGGCAGGCCGCGCAGTACCCGGCCAAGACCCGGCTCGCGATGATCGCGCTCGCGCATCTCGGCGACGACCACGTGGTGCCGCAGCTGACCGCGCTGTTCGGCGACTGGGCGGCCGGCGGCACCATGCGGGTGCGGACCGGCCTGGAGGTGCTGGCCACGATCGGCTCCGACGTGGCACTCACCGCCCTCCAGCGGTACGCCCGCCGGGTCCGTACCGCCGGCCTCCGGCGCTTCGCCGAGGAGGCGCTCGCCGCCGCGGCCGAGGCACGCGGCGTCACACTCGCGCAGCTGTCCGACCGGATCGTGCCCGACCTCGGCCTCGACGCGGACGGCCACGTCACCCTCGACTACGGACCGCGCCGGTTCACCGCCGGCCTCGACGCACAGCTGCAGCCGTGGCTGGCCGACCAGCGCGGCGCCCGCCTGACCCGGCTGCCCCGCCCGGCCGCCACGGACGACGCCACGCTCGCCGCGGACGCCGCCCACCGGTGGGCGGAGCTGAAGAAGGAGGCGAAGACCGTCGTGGCGGAACGCCTCCGCGCGATGGAGGACGCGATGGTCACGGAGCGGCGCTGGAGCGTCGCGGACTTCCGGCGGCTGCTGGTCACGCATCCACTGTCCGGCCAGATCACCCGCCGGCTGCTCTGGATCGCCGAGGACGCGGACGGGACGCGCACGCTCGTCCGGGTCGCCGAGGACCGTACGTTCGCCGACGTCGACGACAAACTCGTCCCGCTGGATCCGGCCGCGGGCATCGGTGTGGCGCACCCGTGCCACATCGCCGCTGACCGCGCCGCGTGGGCGTCGGTTTTCGAGGACTACGCGATCGGCCAGCCGTTCCCGCAGCTGGAACGCGAGGCTCTGACCCTCGCGGACGCGGGCCTCGACGGCATCGCCGGGGCGCGGGTCGAGGGCGGCCGGTTGTTCTCGCTGGCCGCGCGCGGCTGGCGGTTCACCGACGAGCACAGCGCGTTGGCCCACGACTGGGCCGGCGGGCTGACCACGATCGTCGAGTTCGGCCCCGGCTACCACTGGCAGGACCCGGACCAGCCCCAGCACGTACGGGCGGTCCACATCCGCTCCACGGCCCCGGTCCCGGAGCCGGCCGAGGACCCGGCGCGGTTCGCCGATCTCGGTCCGGTCGCGGCCTCGGAACTGGCACGCGACCTGCGCTTCCTGACGCGCTGACGCCGATCCCGCCGGACCGCGGGCCTCGGCCGGGACGGCGCCGAGCCGCCGGAGAACTACGCCGGGCTGCGCGCCACGATCCCGGCCGCGCGCCGTGCGGCCTGGCCGCGACGGGCCCGCGACGGGCCTCGGCCGGGCCGTCTCGCGGACCTCGGGGCCGTGCCGCAGGCCTCGGCCGGGACGGCGCCGAGCCGCCGGAAAATGACGCCGGGCTGCGCGCCACGATCCCGGCCGCGCGCCGTGCGGCCTGGCCGCGACGGGCCCGCGACGGGCCTCGGCGACGTGCGTGACACCACCGTCCCGAAGATCTCGGCTGCGGTGAGTCCCCGGCCCACGCCCGGACGGGACGGTGAAATCAATCGACGGGCGTCATACTCGGAGGATGTCCGAACGACCGTTTCGTTTCGGGGTGGGGCTGACCGGCGTCGTGTCGCGGGCCGCGTGGCTGGACAAGGTCCGGCACGCGGCCGGTCTCGGTTACGACGTGTTGCAGATCCCCGACCATCTGGGGTTCACCGCGCCCTTCCCGGCCCTGGTGGCCGCCGCCGAGGCGGCCGGCACGATGCGGCTGGGCACCTTCGTGCTCAACGCCGCGCTCTACCGCCCGTGGGTGCTGGCCCGCGACGTGGCCGACACCTGGCGGCTCACCGGCGGCCGTCTCGAACTCGGCCTCGGCACCGGTTACATGGAGCACGAGTTCGCCGCGGCCGGGCTGCCGTTCGGTTCCGGTGCCGAGCGGCTGGCCGGTCTCGCCCGCACGCTGCGCGAGGTGCGTGAGCGGCTGGCCGCGGAACCGGACCGGCCGGACCCGCCGGTGATGCTGGCCGGTGCCGGGCGGCGACTGCTCGAGCTGGCCGGCCGGGAGGCCGACATCGTCGGGCTCTCCATGCAGGCGGCGGTCACGCCGGGGGTGGAGCCGGAGCGGGCCCTGGCGGACCGGATCGCCGTGGTGCGCGCCGCCGCCGGCGACCGCTTCGCCGGCCTGGAACTCAACATGATCGTGGGTGCGGCCGGCCGCACCCCGGCCGAGGCGGACCTGTCCATCGCCCGCGCGGCGACCGGCATGCGCGACGACGACCTGCTCCGGCTGCCGAGCGTGCTGTGCGGCTCGGACCAGCAGATCGCGGACCGGCTCCGGCGCTACCGCGCCGAACTCGGCATCTCCTACTACGGCGTGCTCGAACCGCACATGACGGCGTTCGCGCGGATCATCCCGCTGCTGCGCTGACAGCCCTCCACACCCCTCACCACGACGGACCTGGTCCGCGGCCCCGCCGCCGGTCCGGGGCGCCACGTTCCTGGCCGGTGCGGCTGTGTCAGGGCAACGCAACGACACGACCAGGATCTTCTCGGGCCGGTTCACCACCAGTGCCGGTCGTGCGCCGGTCGGTCGCCGGCCGGCGCGTCGGCGGAGCGCGGACCGAGGCAGGCCCGGCCGGATATCATGGGCCGCCGACCGGACAGGATCGTGGCCCGGTCACCGGACGGGACGGGGCATGGGGTGGAAAGCGACGGATCGCCCTTCGATCGTGCCGCCATCCCACCGGCCGTGCTCGCCGGCGTGCTCGACGTCGGACGGCGCGAGGGCCTGTCCGTGAGCTCCTGGTTCGCCGGCACCGGGCTGGACCCGGTCCTGCTCTACGCTCCCGGCGCGCGCGTCTCGCTCCAGCAGGGCCGGACGATTCTGCGCCGGGCCATCGACGCGCTGCCGGGCCGGCCGCTCGGTTTCGAGGTCGGCGAGCGGGACACCCTGCTCTCCTTCGGGTTCCTCGGCATCGCGATGCGGGCCTCGGCAACCGCGGGCGAGGCGTTCGCACTGGCCGAGGAGTTGCACCTCAGCGCGGGCAGCCTTCTCGACGTGGAACGCGAGGATCTCGGCGCGGAGATAGGCATCCGGTTCCGGGAACGCTGGCCGGATCCCGGCATCCTGGTGTTCCTGTGCGAAGAGGCCCTGGCCAGCACGACGATCATCATCCGCTCGATGCTCGCCGAAACACCGTGGACGCCCGTACGGGTGGATCTGTCGTACCCGCCGCCGCCCCATGCCTCGCGGTATCGCCGTGTGTTCGGATGCCCCATCGTGTTCTCGGCCGACGCCAACCGCCTGGTGATCCCGAAGGAACTGCTGGACCGCCCGCTGCCGACGCAGCACAAGCCCACCCGGCAGATGGCGATGGAGATATGCCGTCAGTATTTGAGCCCGGGGGAGGCGCCACCCGACATCGTCACCTCGGTCGAGGCCCTGGTGGGCGGGAACCTGCGGCATCCACTCACGATGAGCGACATCGCTGACCGGCTGTTCATCACGGAACGTACGCTGCGTCGCCGGCTGGCGGATTCGGGTGAGCGGTTCAGCACGATCCGGGACCGGGTGCGTGAGCGTCGCGCCACCTCCCTGCTGTGGGATACGACGATGCCTGTCGGCGATGTAGCCGCCGAGATCGGCTTCAACGACGGCCGTGAGTTCCGCAGGGCCTACGTCCGGTGGCGCGGCCTGACGCCCACGGAGGCACGGAGATCCAGAAGGTAGGTTCCCGGCACACCGCCGCCGTGGAACGTCCGGCGCCGCGTACGGTCGGCGAGGTCGCCGAGCGGGAACTGCCGGCCGCGTCCTCGGGCTCGTAGCCGCCACGATTAGGACGAATCCGCTCTCAGCGTGAGAGTGATCCGGTATTGGACGCCCGTCGATCTTGGTGCCAGGCTCGACGACAGAGCGACAGCGGCTGACGCCGGCCCTCCCGCGACGACCGCCCGGGACGCACCGGTCCCCGACCGTCCACAGTGGCCGAAAAGGATCGGCCATGTCATCGCGTCCGTGCCCGGACGTCGTCGCGAGGCTCTAAACCGCTGAAACCGCTCCAACCGCACGACACCAATGACATCGGGAGAGATCGGCATGAGGGTTTGGAACCCGGCTGTGGACCACCGGCCGGCCGAAGTGATCAGCTGCGCCACCGTCGACGACGTCCGGGCGGGCCTGGCCAGAGCCGCGGACTCGGGGCTCGGCGTGTCCGTGCTGAGCGGAGGCCACGACTGGCTGGGACGTTCCGTACGGCCGGGCGGCGTCGTGCTCGACCTGTCCGCGATGCGGACGGTCACGGTCACCGGCGACACGGTCGTCGCGGGTGGCGGCGCCCGGGCGCTGGACGTGATGACCGTCGCGGAGGAGCACGGGTACTCGGTCGTCGCGGGAACCGTCGGCTCGGTCGGCGTCGCCGGTTTCACCCTCGGCGGCGGGTACGGGTCACTGAACGGGCTCGTCGGCACCGGGTCCGACAACCTGCTGGCCGCCGAGGTGGTCCTCGCCGACGGCCGGCTCGTCCACGCGACCGAGCAGACCGACCCGGATCTGCTGTGGGCGCTGCGCGGCGGCGGCGGCAACTTCGGTGTGGTGACAGCGCTGCACCTGCGCGCGTTTCCGATCACCTCGGTCCTCACCGGCATGGTCGCCTTCGGGTGGGACCAAGCGGCTCACGTCCTGCTGGGCTTCAACGAAATCTGTGCCCAGGCACCGGACGAGTTCACGGCCCGAGCCGGTGTCGTCACACTGCCGGGCGGCCCCGCCGTGGTGTACGTGGCACCCGCCTGGCTGGGCGATCCGGCCGCCGGCGAGGAGTGGATGAAGCGGATCACCGGCCTCGGCGAACCCCTCATCACCGACCTTCGCTCCAAGCCGTTCAGCGACGTCCTGCGCGAAGGCGAGGCCATGTTCGCGGCCGACAAACTGCACCACGACATGGCCATGCGAAACGTGGCGGCGCTGACGCCCGAGGTGGTGGCCACCATCATCGAGGCCGCGGAGGCACGCAGATCGCCGTCCAGCGTCATCGAGATCATCCAGTTCCACGGCGCGGCGACCCGCCCGCCCGTGGAGTCCACGGCCTTCGCCCAGCGCAGCCCGCACTTCCTGGTCGAACTGATCGGCTCGTGGAACCCCGAGGACGGCGCCTCCGACCAGGACTGGGCGCGTGAGGCGTCCCGCAAGCTCGCGCCGTACGCGCTGCCCGGCGGCTACCCGAACCTTCTCGGACCGCACGACGACGAGCAGGTGGCCCACGCCTACGGCCCGAACGCCGAGCGTCTGCTCGCGGTCAAGCGCCGCTACGACCCGCAGTCGGTGTTCACCGCCACCCCGTTGCCCCACTGATCGCACCGCACCTGCCTCGTCGCCCGGGCGACGAGGCAGGTGAGCCGGGTGCGACGGCCACCCGGCGACGGAACGCCGCTATCGGCCCGCTCGCAGCGGGGAACGCGGGACGGGGCCGAGGCGTGCGGCCGCGGCCACCAAGCCGGCGACCAGCTCCCGGGAGTCCTCGGCCGAGGCGCCATCGCGCACCACGACACGGCCGGCCCGGTAGACCCTGTCGATGTGCCGGCGATCCATCTGCAGCACGACCGTGCTGACCGGGTCCACCACCGGGGAGACGTCGAGGTCGTCGGCCCGCAGGACGACCACGTCGGCATCCTTGCCGGGTGTCAGCGAACCCGTTCGCGCACCGAGGCCCAGCGCTGCGGCACCCTCCCGGGTGGCCAGCGCCAGGACGTCACGCGCGGTCAGTTCCCGGCCGGAGTGCGCCCCACGGCCGAACGTGCGGCCGGACTGCAGCGCCGCGCGCATCTGGGTGAACATGTCGGAGGCCACGGTGACCTCGGCGGAGGTACTCAGGCTCAGCGGCAGACCGTGCGGGGACAGCCCGAGCATCGGTACGCCGTGACCCATCATGAGCTCGATCGCCGGCGCTACCGAGAGCGTGCCGCCGGTGTCGGCGATGATCCGCAGTTCGTCGGGGGACAGGCCGTTGCCGTGGATGAACGTCGTGCCGGCGAGGAGCACCCCGAGGTCACGCAGTCGCGAGATGGGTGTCTCGGCACCGACGTGGCGCGCGGTACGCACGCCGAGATCGCGGGCCAGGGCGGCATTGTGACGTTCACCGTCGTCGTCCGCCCACTCCGTGAGGAGAGCCATCGTCACGTCGGCGCCGTCGTCGGGCAGCAACCGCGACCGGACCCGGCGGACGTCGTCACCCAGCGCGCCGCCGTCCCGTGTCATCATCGCGAACGACTTTCCGTACGCGAACACGGCCCGGATCCCGGACTCGCGCAACGCGGCGACCGAGGCGTCCGTGTGCGCCGGGCCGTGCTGGATGTTGGAGATGTCCTGAACGGTCGTGATGCCGGCCAGCAGGGCGCTGCGGGCGCTGGCGAGGGTGCCCAGATGCACGTCGCCGGGGAGCACGCCGGAACCGGCCGTTCCCAGCACGTCCAGGTAGTACTGCTCGAGGGTGTGGTGCGGCGCGCCGCCCCGCACGAGGACCTCCCACATGTGGCGATGGGTGTCGACGAAGCCCGGTATCACGATCCGTCCGGTCGCGTCGACGACGTCGGCGTCCCGGCGGACGCCCTCATCCAGCTCGATCGACGCCGCGACGGCGCTGATCCGCCCGTCCTCGATGTACAGGTCACCGCGGTCGAGGTCACCGACGGCCGGATCCATGGTCAGGATCGTCGCCCCCCGAAGCAGCGTGGCACGGTCGTTCATCGCCGGACTCCCGTTGCCGTGCCACGATCCGGAACCGGTGTGCCGGGCCGCCGGTCCGGGAGGTTGTCGTCACTCACGCGAATACCCTTGCTCTCTCAATGGATCACGTCGCTGCATTCCGGGCGGAGCCGGCCGGGTGCCCCTGCGGGCATCCGGCCGGCGCGCCACTACTTCCGGGTGAAGCCGGAGGTGACGTAGTTGACGCCCTGCCCCCAGGCGCCCATGTGGTCCCGGATGATGTCGTTGACGGGGCCGTAGGTCTCCGTGCGTGCCCAGTCGCGCTGCAACTCCGACAGCACGCTCGCGGTACTGACCGGAACGACGCCCTTCTGGGTCATCCGGATGATCGCGGCGTCGTGGGCGGCGGTGCTGGAGCCCGCGGAGGCGTCGATCACCGCGAAGACCTCGTAGCCCGACTCGATGGCGGAGAGCGCCGGGAAGGTCAGGCAGACCTCGGTCCAGAGCCCGGCGATCAGCAGCCGCCGCCGGCCGGTCGCCTCGACGGCGGCCCGGAAGGCGCCGTCCTGCCAGGCGTTGATGTGCGAGCGGTCGATGACATCGATATCCGGCAGCGCACGGGTGATCTCGGGGATCAGATCGCCGCCGAAGCTCTCGGCGGCGATCGAGGTGAGCACGGTCGGCAGTCCGAACAACCTGGCCGACTTGGCCAGCGCGGTCACGTTGTTCACCAGCGACTGCGGATCGGTGCTGCTGCGTGCGCCGAAGATCATCTGAGGCTGGTGGTCGATGAGGAGCAGCGCGGCGTCCTCGGCGTTGTACAGGCTGCCGATGGCGCTGTCGGGCAGGTCGTGCGGGGTGTTGTCGTTGTTCAAGGGATTGCACCTTTCTGCTGACACGTGGTGGTGGTCGCGGCTACTGGAGCTCCCGGTCGGTGATCCAGGAGCCGTGGAAGCCGGTGGGGACGCGCCGGGGCAGGGTGACCGAGGCGACGGGCTTGCCGCCGATGTCGGTGGCGTCGAGCACGATGAGCTTCGAACCGCCGCCGTCGCGTCGGCTGGCGATGCTGAGCAGCCATCCGTCGTCCTCGGCCCGGTGCGGGTCCTGGGCGGGAACGAACACGGCCTCGCTGGCCACGACGTCGGGTCCGAGCCGGTGTTCGGCGATGACTCCGGCGCCGGCGTCGAGCTTGACGATCGCGGTGGCCAGGGGGCCGCCACCGGAGACGGCGTAGCGATAGCGGGCCACCCGCCCGATGTGGTCGTCGTTGATGGTGGGGAATTCGATCCCGCGGTCGTCCAGGGTGGTCTCGGTGACGGTGCCGGTGTGCGGATCGATCACCCACCGGTGCAGGCGCGCCATGCCACTGTTGGCGGCCGCGGCAGCCGGGTCGGGGTGGCCGGGAATCCCGGTCGAGGCGCGCGGATCACCGATGCCGCCCCACACCTTCGCGGCGTCGGTGCCCGAGTAGCGGGCGGCGTCCAGCACCACCCGGCCGCCGGCGTCGGTGTGGGCGTTACCGACATGGAACACATAGGACGGATCGACGTCGAACCAGCGGACCTCTCCCGGACGCGCGAGCGGCATGAGACCGATCCGCGCGCCATAGGACTCGTCCCAGTCGAAGGGCATCGCCTGGTCCGTCCGCTTCGGGTTGAACGTCATCGGCAGGTCCAGGAACACCGCGTGCTGATCGGTGATGGCGAAGTCATGCATCATGGTCGGGCCGGGAACGTCGATCGCCGCGCTGGTCACCAGCTCCCCGGCGGCGGAAAGCTTGTGATAGGTCAGAAACGGCGGGGTCACGCCGTAGCCGAAGAAGTGCAGTTCACCGGTCACCGGATCGGCCTTGGGATGGGCGGTCATCGCCGTGGTCAGCCGGCCGCCGAAGTCGTCGACGCCCAGCGTCTCCAGCTCCGGGCTCAGCACGTGGGGAAACCCGGACTCGACCAACGTCAGGATCTTGCCGCCGTGCGCGATGACGCTCGTGTTCGCCTCGACCGCGGTCCGGTCTACCTCGCCGTCCGGCCCGACCGTCGACTGCCCGGTCGTCCGCGCGGCGAGCGCCTTGGTCCGCACCCAGCGGTTGCGGTACCACTTCGCACGACCACTGTCGAGCCGGATGCCGTGCACCATCCCGTGGCCCACGAGCCAGTGCTGCGACGGCGCGCCCGGCAACGGATTGGGGCCGTTACGCAACAGCCGGCCGACCAGCTCAGGGGGCAAGGTGCCCTCGACCGGCAGGTCGAAGGCGTCGATCTCATCCGGTACCGGTGCCAGGTGCCCCGTCACGTGCAGCGGAGCGCCGGCGGTATAGAAAGCCGCCATCACCCCGTCGCCGGATCCCGACACTCCCTGCAAGCGCCCCGTCACATCCTGCGTCATCGTTCTCTCCTTCATTCCGGTCGTGCGTGGCGCGCACGACCGAGTCCGGGCCGGGCGGCCGAGGGCAACCGCGGTTCCACGGCCGGGAGTCGCCCGTCGACGCGCGAACCGCTTCCCGGCGCGTTCGCCTTCGGAAGCCCTCGGAAGCCCTCGGCTCGAGCGCATCGCCGCGGACACCGCTGTCGCTGTACTGATTGGAGCAGCGCCCGGGCCGCGGAAAGAAGGGTCGAAGGAGTCACGGAGGGGGGCAGGCCGGACATGCGCCTCGCGCGACTTCTGGACCGTCAGCCGGGGGCATGTCGGCGGACGAGGTGGCGCGCGTGCCGATGGATCCGCCGCGGCGGGACGCGCCGGCGGAGCCGGCCCGGCAGCCGGCGGACACCACGATCAAGATCCTGACCCACAACGCGGGTACGCCGAAGCCGAGCCCGATCGCGATCAGCGACCCGGGCGGCTGCGCGCGCTGTCCAGCCGACGCGGGACGGCTGGCACGCGATCGCCTGGAGGCTCGCCAACGGCCGAGTCCTCATCCACGCCCGCCACCAACGCGACCCGGCTGCTCGCGCGGTGCCCCACGTCGGTGGATCGGTCGGCAGACGATATGTGTCCGGCGACGGGCGAAGCCCATCTGGCTTCGTTCGCGAGTTTGGGCGCCAGATGTTCGCGACTTTCGGCACCGCTCTGGCCGCACCGATCGTCGCCGTGTTCGTGAGAACCGGCACCACTTACCGATCTTGACCAGTGGGCGGCACCGACGGTTGCTCATGAACCCGCTCACCCTGAGTGCAATCGATCATCAAGCCACTCGGGCGCGGGTGCGCGGATCTGCCGAGTTGAGCACGTTCACGAAATGTTGTTTTCTGGGCGCGGCCCAGCCGCTCGGAGCGTTTGCATGCATATTTGGATCGCATTTGCCTGGCCAGAATGGCACACTGCCGCCGTGGAGACGTTTCGGTGTGCGGGGTGCGGGAACGCGCTGAGCATCCCGGTCCGGCTGGTGGCGCTGCCAGCGCAGCCGCACTGGTCGCGTTTGGACCACCACCACGTCAACCCTCCGCTCCTCGAGCCCTGCACCTACGCGATCGACGACGCCGCATACGGCGATGATCAGGTGGCCGGCACCTTCGTCCTCTCACCGGGTGACGTACGCGGTACACGGATCATTCACGACCTCGTCCGTACGGGCTGCTGGTCGCTGGTGGGGTGGAACCGGTGTGTGGCCTGCGAGGATTGCGGTGCCTTGATCGCTTCCCGGACGGACGACTGCCGTGTGGCTCAGGAGACGCGCCTCTACCCGTCCATGGTCGTCCGCGAGACTTGTGACGATGAGGCCGAACGCACCACGGATCCGTTCACACTCATCGCCGATTGGGACAGCAAGGCACCCGACGCGCCACTGTACGACTGGACGCCGGCCCTCATCCGCCCTCGACCCGAACTGACGGCAACGCGCTGGCGCACCCGACGGGTAAAAGAGGATCTCTATCGAGACGACCCACCGGCCTGACCGACATCAGAGAACTCCGATGGGTCAGATGTCGCCTATCGGTGTAGCAGGCCCCCGGCCACCTGCCCGAACCTTCCGTCCTACGAGGCCCATCATCGGCGCGCTGTTGCCGGCCTTAAGCTGCTGTTATGCCTATGCGTGCCGTCCATCCGCTGTGCGCGCTCATGCCGAGGTGAGTGTGCCTGGCTACCCCCTCGACGCGCACAGATAGCAGCGCAAGGCTATGGCTGAGGTCAGTGCGCTCGACCGTGGAATATGCCAGGCTAGCCCGCGTGCGAATCTCTCCGGATGTCCTACGAGCGGCCGCATCCGACTCCGCCTCTCCGACGTGGGCGGTCGTCTGGGAGCAGTCCTGCCATCAGGGCACCTGCCATCCGGACAGCGCTGCTCTGCTGCCGTGGCTAGCGGAGACGATC
Coding sequences within it:
- a CDS encoding TIGR03621 family F420-dependent LLM class oxidoreductase, which encodes MSERPFRFGVGLTGVVSRAAWLDKVRHAAGLGYDVLQIPDHLGFTAPFPALVAAAEAAGTMRLGTFVLNAALYRPWVLARDVADTWRLTGGRLELGLGTGYMEHEFAAAGLPFGSGAERLAGLARTLREVRERLAAEPDRPDPPVMLAGAGRRLLELAGREADIVGLSMQAAVTPGVEPERALADRIAVVRAAAGDRFAGLELNMIVGAAGRTPAEADLSIARAATGMRDDDLLRLPSVLCGSDQQIADRLRRYRAELGISYYGVLEPHMTAFARIIPLLR
- a CDS encoding AraC family transcriptional regulator, with amino-acid sequence MARSPDGTGHGVESDGSPFDRAAIPPAVLAGVLDVGRREGLSVSSWFAGTGLDPVLLYAPGARVSLQQGRTILRRAIDALPGRPLGFEVGERDTLLSFGFLGIAMRASATAGEAFALAEELHLSAGSLLDVEREDLGAEIGIRFRERWPDPGILVFLCEEALASTTIIIRSMLAETPWTPVRVDLSYPPPPHASRYRRVFGCPIVFSADANRLVIPKELLDRPLPTQHKPTRQMAMEICRQYLSPGEAPPDIVTSVEALVGGNLRHPLTMSDIADRLFITERTLRRRLADSGERFSTIRDRVRERRATSLLWDTTMPVGDVAAEIGFNDGREFRRAYVRWRGLTPTEARRSRR
- a CDS encoding FAD-binding oxidoreductase; its protein translation is MRVWNPAVDHRPAEVISCATVDDVRAGLARAADSGLGVSVLSGGHDWLGRSVRPGGVVLDLSAMRTVTVTGDTVVAGGGARALDVMTVAEEHGYSVVAGTVGSVGVAGFTLGGGYGSLNGLVGTGSDNLLAAEVVLADGRLVHATEQTDPDLLWALRGGGGNFGVVTALHLRAFPITSVLTGMVAFGWDQAAHVLLGFNEICAQAPDEFTARAGVVTLPGGPAVVYVAPAWLGDPAAGEEWMKRITGLGEPLITDLRSKPFSDVLREGEAMFAADKLHHDMAMRNVAALTPEVVATIIEAAEARRSPSSVIEIIQFHGAATRPPVESTAFAQRSPHFLVELIGSWNPEDGASDQDWAREASRKLAPYALPGGYPNLLGPHDDEQVAHAYGPNAERLLAVKRRYDPQSVFTATPLPH
- a CDS encoding amidohydrolase family protein — encoded protein: MNDRATLLRGATILTMDPAVGDLDRGDLYIEDGRISAVAASIELDEGVRRDADVVDATGRIVIPGFVDTHRHMWEVLVRGGAPHHTLEQYYLDVLGTAGSGVLPGDVHLGTLASARSALLAGITTVQDISNIQHGPAHTDASVAALRESGIRAVFAYGKSFAMMTRDGGALGDDVRRVRSRLLPDDGADVTMALLTEWADDDGERHNAALARDLGVRTARHVGAETPISRLRDLGVLLAGTTFIHGNGLSPDELRIIADTGGTLSVAPAIELMMGHGVPMLGLSPHGLPLSLSTSAEVTVASDMFTQMRAALQSGRTFGRGAHSGRELTARDVLALATREGAAALGLGARTGSLTPGKDADVVVLRADDLDVSPVVDPVSTVVLQMDRRHIDRVYRAGRVVVRDGASAEDSRELVAGLVAAAARLGPVPRSPLRAGR
- a CDS encoding hydrolase, which codes for MNNDNTPHDLPDSAIGSLYNAEDAALLLIDHQPQMIFGARSSTDPQSLVNNVTALAKSARLFGLPTVLTSIAAESFGGDLIPEITRALPDIDVIDRSHINAWQDGAFRAAVEATGRRRLLIAGLWTEVCLTFPALSAIESGYEVFAVIDASAGSSTAAHDAAIIRMTQKGVVPVSTASVLSELQRDWARTETYGPVNDIIRDHMGAWGQGVNYVTSGFTRK
- a CDS encoding carotenoid oxygenase family protein encodes the protein MTQDVTGRLQGVSGSGDGVMAAFYTAGAPLHVTGHLAPVPDEIDAFDLPVEGTLPPELVGRLLRNGPNPLPGAPSQHWLVGHGMVHGIRLDSGRAKWYRNRWVRTKALAARTTGQSTVGPDGEVDRTAVEANTSVIAHGGKILTLVESGFPHVLSPELETLGVDDFGGRLTTAMTAHPKADPVTGELHFFGYGVTPPFLTYHKLSAAGELVTSAAIDVPGPTMMHDFAITDQHAVFLDLPMTFNPKRTDQAMPFDWDESYGARIGLMPLARPGEVRWFDVDPSYVFHVGNAHTDAGGRVVLDAARYSGTDAAKVWGGIGDPRASTGIPGHPDPAAAAANSGMARLHRWVIDPHTGTVTETTLDDRGIEFPTINDDHIGRVARYRYAVSGGGPLATAIVKLDAGAGVIAEHRLGPDVVASEAVFVPAQDPHRAEDDGWLLSIASRRDGGGSKLIVLDATDIGGKPVASVTLPRRVPTGFHGSWITDRELQ